One window of Sardina pilchardus chromosome 2, fSarPil1.1, whole genome shotgun sequence genomic DNA carries:
- the LOC134100388 gene encoding transcriptional repressor p66 alpha-like: MDIRNYFTGARDSNDGDLAKDYHSIHKHLRRSLHSIPPPPPRASGLDFLPDVGNQQFTYLIGLEVIVQKRLTETQNVSPKQRKHKAKGALRKETDPPRYDPYTCDQCLTDFTCQWWCVTISTARGGQLCDQCKTSKDKKAIVEAHTSKMEDAFEHAKQMKLEAKQRLLQGRLQAMQLPQCSQRI; this comes from the exons ATGGATATTCG CAACTACTTCACTGGGGCTCGCGATTCAAACGATGGAGATCTAGCTAAAGATTACCACTCAATCCACAAGCATCTACGGAGAAGTCTCCACagcattcctcctcctccaccccgaGCCTCAGGACTGGACTTCCTTCCTGATGTAGGGAATCAACAGTTCACCTACTTGATTGGTCTTGAGGTGATTGTGCAGAAAAGattgacagagacacagaatgTCTCACCTAAGCAAAGGAAACATAAAGCCAAAG GTGCTTTGAGGAAGGAGACGGATCCTCCTCGCTATGACCCATATACCTGTGATCAATGTTTGACTGACTTCACCtgtcagtggtggtgtgtgacgATAAGCACAGCCAGAGGTGGCCAGCTGTGTGATCAGTGTAAGACCTCCAAAGACAAGAAGGCCATAGTGGAGGCCCACACGTCTAAGATGGAGGACGCCTTTGAACACGCCAAGCAGATGAAGCTAGAGGCCAAGCAGCGACTCCTGCAGGGCCGGTTACAGGCCATGCAGCTACCTCAGTGCAGTCAGCGGATATAG